Below is a window of Malus domestica chromosome 13, GDT2T_hap1 DNA.
TTCTTCAGCTCTTCAAACGGAGGCTAAGGCTGCTCTTCTTGCCGTTCGTTCAGCATTGGATAGTAACTTTAGCGATGTGGTTTTTGAATCCGACTCGAAGGAGCTTATCGGGAGCTTAAACAATGATTTCAAGAAAGCCAATTGGACCATTTTTCCCTTGCTAATCCAAATTCGGAATCTATCTACTCAGTTTTGCTCGATTTATTGGCGGTGGGTTCCTCGTCAAGCGAATAGTGCAGCCGATTGGGTTGCGTCGCATTGTAAAAGAGGGATGTGTTCTGATGTTTGGGTCATTCGACCCCCATCCTCTCTAGTTCATATTTTGTCCAAAGATGGTCTCCCCTGCCCTCCTTAATTCCCCTGGAGTTGAGACTGTGGAGAAGTGCATATTGGACCTTAGCCCCGCTGTTGTGTCGTGCTTTGTCTTCTCCTAGTCTTAACTCTAGGGTGAGTCCTCGTTGACTCTTTTTGCTGTTTGGTTCCTGTAATCTTTCCTTTCCTTGTTTTGTAGCTTGGCTGCTGGCTTTTGCTGTTATGAATGGTTCctctttgtccaaaaaaaaaaaaaaagtttcaatgtGATTCAACATTTAAATTACCAGAATGTAGAATAATATTATAACTGTAAATTTTAGTGTCTAATATTACATAATATTCTCAAATTACAAAATGACATTGTTATTAATGCAACAACGTTGATTGCTACGTTACGGATaaggatgggcaacggttatgtcGGGCGGGTAATCGTGGTtgtttacccataaccgtttacccgttgggtaattgcctaaatggttatacccatacccataaccgtttataaacggttaaccatatccataaccgtttacccatttaaccgtaaccgtttataCCCGTTTACCTATTTACTCTTTTTAACccgtttgtcttttttttttttaccattacctctttttcacccgtctacatgttttttaacaacttgaaaattaaaaaaaaattgtcataattttttttttttgacaattaaacactgttataagtacattcatcatacattttcgtattttaattttttaagtccttatatcattccaataattgaaataatagtttacggacgatatttttaactgttaccaataaaggtaatataatatttgctaagtattcttgggttacgAAAACTGTTTAGAAGATAATATTCTTGGGTTATTTAACCCATAATGTaaagtattaacataatatatataatgagcTACATTATATTATAATTAGATATATAAACCATGCACCATAGTCAACAacattgatctaagttttgtccGATAGAGAATATGGTTAGGAGAATGTTTACACTTGTTGACCATGAATTATGTCTTTTCGGCAACAATCAAAAGATGcaacattcaaattgaagagatgTGATTGTTGGGTTAATAACACAACTTCTCATCCCCTGTCAAACAGCcgcatatatataattttatttttaaaatattcaactttacatatataaaataaataggtaaatggttacccgtttataaccgcggttaatatcCATAACCAtctatttaaatttcacgggcaaacagttatacccataaccgtttatttatctaaacggttacccataaccgtaaccgtaaaGTTTAAATAGGCGGGTAACCACGGTTACCTATAACCgcgggtattttgcccatccctagtcaCGGATGTCTTGTTACACTATTAAAGTAGGTTTATAGATAAGAACGACTATTACTTAACATGCTCAATGGGTCATATTAAAAAGTTGCAACATAACTTGTTAGACTATATACACAATAGACAAATACAATATTATTTCACCTAAGTAATGATATTAAGTTAATTGCTCCTTCTCAAGCTACGGATGTGAACTAATACATTTATGGCATGTTTATGTGTCTAGAATCAGAGTAAAAATGATGATGATTTCATACAAACAGTTAACTAAATACCACTGAACCGGAATTAAAACCAATATGATTATTATATTGCCTGTGTGTATTTTTTGTTCTCTTCCTCCGCCTCATGTtcatcccattttttttttatcaaaagtacgatattcattaagtAAGACCAAATTCGTACAAACTGAGGATAGTGTGCATAATGGGCCTCGATAAAAACCTTGTTGGGGATTTCAACCCAGTCGAAGGAAAAGAGCGTCCCGCACAAAAGAGAACTATCCTCAAATAAACAATTGAAAAGAATTACGCACTCTCTTGAAGGAGTATATCTTGGATCAAATATGGGGGTTCCTCAAACCACACTACCTCCTAAACACTATTAATTCTCATCCGAGCAAGTCGATGGGCTGCCGAGTTCCCTTCCCGTTGAATATGACTAACCATTGACTCCACCCACTCCATGCGAAGACACCGAAGATCATTAATTATAAGACCAAGGGTTGAGTGGTCGTCTTTACTCCCCCGCATGGCAGCCAACACCACCGCCGAGTCACCTTCAAACTGAACTTTCCTCTCCACCGTACCAATAGAGCAGACCAAAATTGCAGCTCTCCAAGCTGCAAAGAGCTCAACATGCACCGCTGAAAAAATCCTCTCAACGAgaccagcagcagcagcagcaagacACTTCCCCAAATGATTTCGAATCACCACCCCAAAACCTCCTCGGTTATTTCCCTTATTCCAAGCTCCATCAAAGTTGCATTTAATCCACCCCTCCGCAGGTTTTCCCCATCTCTGAACCTCCCGGTTTTTCTTCTTTGTCGCTGGCTTATGCCACTTATGGAATTCTTGCATCCAGCCCTCCGTCTGAAGTACAATGTCAAGTAGTTGTAGTGCTTTGCTAGTCCAAAGATTCTCATTTCTATGCTTCCACAGAGCCCAACTCAACATTAAGTCTAAATCAAACCCCGAAGCAGGCCCATTAAGCTGTAAATTAGCTAACCAATTCATGAAACACTCTCCCTGCACACCATCCACCCTAACACCCAGGCCTCAAAACCACACCGCTCTAGCCACATAACAAGCTCTGAAAACATGTTATGTTGATTCCACCGAACCTCCGCAAACTACACATACCTCATATGTCATCAATCTTCGCTTACAAAGATTGATTCAATCTCGTGGGCAGAATGTTAACACATGCACGCCACACACAAATCTTGACCTTCCTCGGAACACAAGCACTCCACAGCTTTTTCCAAAACTGCTCGCCAACAATactagaagaagatgatgagccAGTTACTCCTTCACCATTTGCTACATTTATCCCCCGTACAACATGATATGCACTCCGGACAATGAATTTCCCATTTCCTTCGTAGTGCCAAACCCTACGGTCCTCACTATCCTGTAGATTTAGAGGAATGCCACCAATTAGATCCAACTCCTCTTGGGAAAATAACTCATTCATCAACTGAATGTTCCACTACTTCAATTCCAACAAAAGGGGATTCTCATGCAGTTCAGGCTTTGTTGGGGCTTACCCAATAACATCGTCCCCTTATTGTCTTTCTTTCTGAGACAAAATGTAGTGAGAGTGTGATTTTACAGAAGCAACGTAGTTTAGGGTTTGATAATTCTTTTTGCAGTGGCGAGTAATGAGAGATTAGGGGGTTGGCGGTTTTTTGGATGAATGAGGTGGAGCTTGTGATATTATCTTTTTCAATGAACCATATAGAAATGGAATGTAGGGTTCACAGGGCAGAGCAGAAGTGGAGATTAACTGGATTTTATGGTCATCCGGTCACATCAAATAGGCATCTTTCATGGGCATTACTTAAGAGTTTGGGTCAACGAAGTCCCTTGCCGTGGATATGTATGAGGGATTTCAATGAAATCCTTAGTGTGGAAGAGCAATTGGGTGGTAATCAACATAGGGAAAGCCAAATGGATGGATTCCGAGAGGCAATCCATGCGTGTCAGTTAATTGATCTGGGCTTTGTAGAGACTGAGTATACTTAGATGGATAACAGGGAGGACGAGGTTAGATGTCGACTTGATCGGGTTCTCGCATCCTAACCGTGGCTTAATCTATTTCCCATGACAAGGGTGTGTCATCTCAATCCTTCGAAGTTGGATCATCTTCCTATTTTAGTGGAAATTAGGAGTGCGATGGAGTTGCCTAGTAGAATGAGGGGTAGACGATTCAGGTTCGAAGAGATGTGGCTTCGGGATGAGAGTTGTGAGGAGACTGTTAGCTCGACATGGAGTAAACTGGTGGTGGGTCTTCCTCTCTTCCAATTGTGCGAGATGATTCGGTTCACCAGGTACGCtttgcttgcttggaaaaatGAGCTATTTGGGTCTACGAAGGCAGAGATTGCAAAGGTCCGTGATAAGTTAGGAGTGCTCTTTGAGCAACCTCATTCGACTGCGGTTCATGAAGCTAGGGGTGAATTGATAGAGAGTTTGTATCTACTTTTGGGAAGGGAGGTGACTTATTGAAGGCATAGTCTCAGGTCCAATGGTTACAGGAGGGGGACATAAATACGAAGTTTTTTCATTTACGTGCGTCTAACCGTAAACAGAAGAATCATATTAAGGGGTTGCGATATTCGACTAGGGTATGGCAGGATACGAGGGTTGGCATTGAGGACACAGTGGCAGAATATTTTCCAGTCTCAGGGCGTCTTAGACCGTGTGGTGCAAGAGGTTGTGGGAGCTTGTTCACCACAAGTTACTACCGATATGAATGAGGACTTACTGAGGCCGTACTCAGAGGAGGAGATTCGTGTGGCCCTTTTCCAGATGCACCCGTCCAAAGCTCTGGGACTGGATGGTATGTCACCTCTATTTTTCCAGAAATTTTGGCATGTGGTTAAGCATGATATGGTGAGTGCAGTCCGGTCTTTTCACACTTCAGGTATACTGCTCCGGGAGGTGTGTTTTACTCATGTTGTCTTGATTCCCAAAGTGAGTTAGCCACAGGAGATGTCACAGTTGCGTCCGATTAGTTTGTGTAATGTTATTTATAAGATCAGAGTAAAGGTGATTGCGAATAGCTTGAAGAAATATTTGAGCTTAATAATCTTCCGGCATCAGAGTGCGTTTGTGCCTGGTCATTTGATAGCATCAGAGTTCTTTCGCTCTTAGACTAAACCTTAGTAAGGCATATGATAGGGTGGAGTGGTTTTTTTTGGAAGCTATGATGCTGAGGTTGGGGTTTGACAGTAAGTAGGTGTCGGTGGTGATAATGTGTGTGACGTCTGTGTCGTACTCGTTTTTGGTCAATGGTGATGCATGTGGGTATGTGTAGCCATCCCGGGGTCTCCGTCAAGGGGATCCATTATCACCTTACTTATTCCTTTTGTGCATTGAGGGTTTGTTGGCACTTCTTACGCATAAGGAGCAGACAGGTGCTCTTAGTGGGATTCACATTTGTGAATGAGCACCAAGTATCCATCATTTATTGTTTGTTGATGATAGTTTCTTGTTTGGTAAAGCTAATTTGGATGAATGTGTCGAGGTCCAACATATTTTGGATGTGTTCTCCCAAGCGTCTGGGCAGGAAGTAAACTTGGAGAAAAGTAACATTGCTTTCAGTGCGAATGTGAGGGTTCGAGAGCAACAAAGGCTTGCTAGCTTCCTAGGAGTACAGTTGGTGGATCGGCATAAGCGTTATTTGGATCTTCCTACATTTGTGGCGAAGAATAAATGCCAAACCTTCTCTTATATAAAGGTACGAGTTCATAAGCGGTTGAGTGGATGGAAAAGGAAGTGTTTAAGTGGAGTAGGACGTGAATTGCATATAAAAGTGGTGGCTCAAGCGTTACCTTCGTATGCTATGAATTGTTTTCTACTTCCAAAGACTTTTTATGATGAGTTACATCAACTAATAGCTCGCTTTTGGTGGGGGAGTGATCCGGATTCGAGGAAGATCCATTGGAAATCATGGGATAAATTGTACATTGCAAAATCGGAAGGTGGTATAGGTTTCTAGAATCTTTATACTTTTAATTTGGTGGTGTTAGTGAAACAAGGTTGGCGAATTGCCTAATTCCTTGATTCCTTAACAGCAAGATTGTTGAAAGCTAAGTATTTTCCCAATACTTCCTTTTGGGATGCATCAGTGTTGTCGTCTTATTCCTATTGTTGGTTTAATATTCTTAAAGCTAGAGTGGTGTTGGAGAAAGGTACGCGATGGTTGATTGGGGATGGAGCATCGGTGCAGGTCTAGAAGGATAGATCGGTGCCTTGACTGTCTACTTTTCATCCCATAACATTGCAGCCTTCCTCTCAGGAGGAGTTGCAGGTTTGTGACCTCATTGATGTGGATAGGAAAATGTGGAATGACACGGTGCTGAATGAGCTTTTTGAGGAGGAAGACAAGGAATTTATTCTTGCTTTACCTCTTAGTTTTCGGCTTCCGCCTGATAAGCTAATTTAGCACTTTAATGATCGGGGTATCTTCACTGTTAAGAGTGCGTATTGGGTTGCTTGGGAGTCCATTAAGCCACAAGAACTAAGTGCATATTCTTCGGCTTCTGGAGGAAGTCCTTTTACTCCTGTATGGAAGGCTATTGGGAAGGCCAAAGTCTCGTTGAAAGTGCGGAATATGGTGTGGAGAGCTTGTCAAAATATTCTCCCGACAAAGGAGACTTTATCGAAGAAAGGAGTATCATCGGACTTGACATGTGTTTTCTGTAATAGAGCCCCGGAGTCAGAGGTACATGTTCTCAAGGAGTGTCATTTTGCAAGAGCAATGTGGTTTGCGACCCCATGTAGTTTTCTCGCTGATTCTGTTCCTTGTAGTTCGGCTAAGGAGTGGTCCTTATGGGTACTACAAACTAAGCAATATGTCTTTGACGTTATATGCATGTTGGTCTGGCATATTTGGCGAGCGAGGAATGATCGTATTTGGAACGGTAAGAATGAGCCACCTGGTTTGGTGGCCCAAAGAGTCGTGGCATGGATGCAGGAATTCTAGGTGGTGGATGATCGTGCTCGTGTGGTACAGCAGCTGGCAACGGAAGCTGGGTAGTGGGTTGGTGGCGGTTTGATGGACGGGGAGATGACGGAGGACTGGGTGCGTGTGAAAGTGGATGGCGCTACAAAGCTGCAGGCACGGGTGGGTGGAACTTGAGCTGTGGTCCGTGATGCGCATGGTGGTTTCGTGGCTGCAATGGCATGTTTTTTGCCCAATGTTTCCTCGACTCTTCAGGCAGAATTGCCAACAATGAAACATGGGGTGGATTTGGCTCAACAGTTTGGTATTCACAAGGTCCAAGTCGAAAGTGATTTGTTTCAAGCAGTGTCCATTGTCAACTCTTGTGTGGATAGGGCTTCAACTATGGACTTGCTGGTGGGAGATATTATATTTAGTGCAGCTTCTTTTACTGCTTCAAAGTTTATTTCTATTTGTAGGAATAATAATGGTATTGCCCATTGCTTGACAAAGGTAGTAGTGTCTACTGGAACTCGAGGAGTCTGGATCGAGGAGCCTCCGAGTGTTATTTTGGATCTCCTCATCCAAAAAATGGTGTAATGGTTCTCAGTTAATGATATcgattttcttaaaaaaaaattgtctataTATTATCACATTTCATTTTTGGAATTGAATGATTATAGATTTCTCATCAAAGCAGTCTTTTAATTCCGAAGGAATTTGAATATAGTTAAAGATAACAACTTAATAAAGATGTTCCAGTCCCTAGAACGAAACAAGAATCATACTAGAAAATGAAAGCTCTATCCGATCTTATAAACTTTTTGCCACTATTAATTGCCAGATATTTACATACTAGAAGTCCAAAGGCTATAAACATCAAGTTTTTATGATGACCAGAGAAGTATGAGGATCTTAAAAGTAACCCAGACCCAAACGGCTTTGTTTTGAAATACTCAGCATCACAACCGTCGATTCATGGTTATCATGATCTCCACCGCTGATGCGTGGGCCCACAGGGGTGTTGGACATGGCTATGCAGTGTAGCCGACATGCCTTTAAGATATTTCTGGTGTTGTGGATGATGCACCGTTTGTTTAAAGTTTGAAACTCACAAAGGAAAAGGGTTTCTTGGGCAGTAGAATGAGCAAATCAAGGCACGTGTCGCACCACCTGTAAACCAATGATCCACATGCAAATCTGACTGCTTTACACGTATCGCATGGCTGTCAAAACACCATTGACATCGGTTGCCTCTTCTATAAAGAGTGCCTCTTTGCTCTTACCAAAACAATTTCGTTATCCAAGTGTGTTCACTCAGTGATATTTTGTAAGAAATACCGAGAGAGCTGTTTGATTTGTTGCTGATTTTTCTGTTTGTGTGGAATTTGAGGGCGAGATGGCTCAGACTGTGGGAAGGAACGTGGCAGCTCCATTGCTGTTTCTCAACTTGATCATGTATTTGATCGTTGTCGGTTTTGCTAGTTGGTGTCTCAACAAGTTCATCAATGGCCAGACTAACCACCCTAGTAAGTTTTTTCATCATCTGCCTCTCTTTGATTTGTTGGTTTTCTTGTTTAATGGTGACTTTAACTCCGAGTTACTGCAGATTTTACCAGTTAGTTAGGAGAGTATGAGCCCTTTAAAACTTAGCTCTAGTCTCTGAACTAATTCCCTTGTCGTAGTTAGGTGTTTTCAGAGTAGCCTCGAATATCATCTTGTCAAGAACACAGACTCccaatttttttgtgttttttttttttttttgtggtttttgaGTAGCCTCGAATTTCATATTGTAAAAATTTGGGCAGGTTTTGGAGGAAATGGTGCGACTATGTTCTTTTTGGTATTCTCCATATTGGCTGGAGTGATGGGCACAGCATCAAAGCTGGCCGGAGCAAACCACATCAGATCTTGGAGGAGTGATAGCTTAGCTGCAGCAGGATCATCCGCCATCGTGGCATGGGCTCTCACTGCACTGGCCTTTGGGTAAATCTCAAACTCTGACTCGATCACATATATAGCACTTAAGCACgcttaatgttgtttaatagaCTCATCGTGTGGTTAATTAGTCGGATGATTAATTGTGTTGCTTGTTAACAGGTTAGCATGCAAGGAAATAAACATTGGAGGATACAGAGGATGGAGACTGAAGGTCTTGGAGGCTTTCATAATAATCCTGACGTTCACTCAGCTCTTGTACCTCTTGATGCTTCATGCGGGCGTCTTCAGCAGCAAGTACGGCCCGGGTTACCGTGACACCGACTACCCAGTTACTGGCCGGGATCCGATACACAAGGGCACCACCGGAGGAGTCCCTGCTTCTAGGGTTGTTTAAGGCATATGGATAGCATATATAGCAGTGAGACTCCCACTTGCGAAGGGAGTGAACCGTCTCTTGTTTCCTCTCCGTTTCTGGGAAGGTTTTGTACTTCATAATTTAATGTGGAATTTTAAGTATTTTACTTTGTGGTTTTTTGTgggggaattggatcctctcctgagcttagGACAAAACGAATACAAATAAGGgatattttaaaagttataataattgtaactgtTGGATTAAAATGTCTTTATCAGGAGGATCTGAgagagaggatccaattcctttTGTGGGTTGTATAGGTAGGGATGTAAGCGGTGACCAACTGTGGGTTTGCGTGCGTGTGTGTACGGACTTGTAATGTGGGAATTGGTTCAATATTCAGCATTATGTATGTGTACATCATATGTAAATGTATGCATGGTTTTAGTTAGTGCATGCTTAGCATCCTCTTTGATATAAATCGGTTTGTGTTGGGTGTTTTTGAATGCGAATTCCGATTCGGTTCCTAGCTAGGTGATGAGGAAGTAAAATTAAATACGAAATGCTagagatttaaaattttaaattgaatttgcaaaccaaataatgtgtcattattaaaataaatatttttaattagcACTTAATTAATAACTACATTATTTAGTTtaggaaatttgatttaaattaatAACTAATTTTTGTCTTGTTTTGGGCTCTCGtcatgtgcttgtcacatgaccaaaagagagagggggtgaggtaaagagggagagagggtgagTCAACAAATCAAAAGCTCCGAAGTCTTGTAGCCTACAAATTGGAGTGAGTAATGGCCTACTAAACTTAATTGGGATGGGTGTGGGTGAGCCGAGCTACTAAAGTTTTACAACGTTCTTGAGTTTTTTCTCAGAAGAAAGCTACCATGGTTTGCCTGGTTGTAAACTTCCGAAAGCAAGGTGCCTTAAATATTCCGATGTTGAATTCATGATCTTAGCAGATATCAATTGGAATACCTCTAAATTTGTTGTTAATGGTAAACGAGTATTAGCAAGTATTCAAAAACTTGATTAAGCCCAGAAACAGAAGAATTATATCCCTTTCCTTCAACCAAAATGTGGTAATATAGAATCAAAGAGAATACCAGAAGCTCAAGCAACAATAAATAAAGATCTGTTCGCAAGAAAAATTAGCTAAAACTCAGCAACACTGCCATGCTCGAATCACATTCATCTATTAAGAATCAGCTCTTAAGCAGCAACTATTTCAAAGCACAAGGGAATCAAAACTTAAGGAGAAGGATAAGGGAAACCCATCAAATCAACTTCCCCTGGACTTTTACATGATGTTTAGACTAATTCTTTCGAAAATAAGCTGACAACAACGCAATTCCAAGCTTAACCTTGGGTGATGAAACCTTCCTTGCGACCTTCAAACCCTGGCCGCATGagctttttctctcttttcgcGATTTTCCTGTTTATCTTCTCTTGCTTCTTCTGCGATATGTTATCTGATCTCTTCTTCTGTTTATCTGCTTTCATCTTCTCCGTGGTTTCAACCCTTCCCTTCCATTTCTCGGCATTCTTCTGATGCCGCTTCTTCTCCTTCTGAATGCTTTGTTTCAACAACTTTGGATCATCGTGAACCTTGATCCCAGCAGCTCTACTTGTTGCTGCTTTCCAAGAATGCTTCTGCGAGATTATCTCACCCTTGTCTGGATCTTTCTTGGCTTCTTGCAACTGTTTTGCCCTCTCAAGCTCCTGCAACTTTGacaattttttcttcttatttgtcTTACCAAGCTCATCTTCGTCCCCAAGTTTGACATAACCGAATGTCAGCTCCTTTGCAGCCTCTGCAACATCTTTCTCCACTTTAGCCGCTGAATCATCACCAGTAGATTTCTTACCATCAGATACGGCTTCTCTCTTCCGTTTCTTCTCATATCTTTCCCTTCGCTCAATCCTCTTCCTTGCTCTCTCTGAACCTTCACAATGCCGACCAGCCCGAAACTCATCAAGTTTACGACGAAGCCGTTGCTGGAGTTGTTCATATGTCACTGAACGTTCGTCATCTTCCACTGAACATTCATCATCTTCCAGGCCAGGCACCACAGGCTTGATCTCTATTTCGTCACTATCACTCTCATCGTTTGACTTCTTTTCCAAACTTTGCTTTAGCAAATCAAGGGTTGTCTTAGAAGACTTCTCTGGATCCAACCGTTCTCTTCGAGCTTTCTTAATGTTTTCCTTTGATTCCTTCTTTGCTGAAGCTTTTGCAGTCTTGCTGAGACCTTGAAACCATGgcttatcatcatcatcaacggGTAGATAGAACCTAGCAGGTATGAGCTCAACTAACATGTCGAAGAATTGAGAATGCTGATGGATAATAGACTTCAAATTGAGAATTGGATTGGAATCACTGATATGActtcctctttttttcttcatctgCAAAGTGATCAAAATTGAGGTAAATAGTGAGCACCAGATAACCGTTGTGAACGGATGTCCAACTGAAGGAATCAAACCAGCACAAAGAATACTATGGgtctccctctccctcccaCCACACACCCACTATACAAC
It encodes the following:
- the LOC114820516 gene encoding membrane protein PM19L-like is translated as MAQTVGRNVAAPLLFLNLIMYLIVVGFASWCLNKFINGQTNHPSFGGNGATMFFLVFSILAGVMGTASKLAGANHIRSWRSDSLAAAGSSAIVAWALTALAFGLACKEINIGGYRGWRLKVLEAFIIILTFTQLLYLLMLHAGVFSSKYGPGYRDTDYPVTGRDPIHKGTTGGVPASRVV
- the LOC114820403 gene encoding uncharacterized protein, translated to MNELFSQEELDLIGGIPLNLQDSEDRRVWHYEGNGKFIVRSAYHVVRGINVANGEGVTGSSSSSSIVGEQFWKKLWSACVPRKLNGPASGFDLDLMLSWALWKHRNENLWTSKALQLLDIVLQTEGWMQEFHKWHKPATKKKNREVQRWGKPAEGWIKCNFDGAWNKGNNRGGFGVVIRNHLGKCLAAAAAGLVERIFSAVHVELFAAWRAAILVCSIGTVERKVQFEGDSAVVLAAMRGSKDDHSTLGLIINDLRCLRMEWVESMVSHIQREGNSAAHRLARMRINSV
- the LOC114820515 gene encoding ribosomal RNA-processing protein 14-C-like — protein: MKKKRGSHISDSNPILNLKSIIHQHSQFFDMLVELIPARFYLPVDDDDKPWFQGLSKTAKASAKKESKENIKKARRERLDPEKSSKTTLDLLKQSLEKKSNDESDSDEIEIKPVVPGLEDDECSVEDDERSVTYEQLQQRLRRKLDEFRAGRHCEGSERARKRIERRERYEKKRKREAVSDGKKSTGDDSAAKVEKDVAEAAKELTFGYVKLGDEDELGKTNKKKKLSKLQELERAKQLQEAKKDPDKGEIISQKHSWKAATSRAAGIKVHDDPKLLKQSIQKEKKRHQKNAEKWKGRVETTEKMKADKQKKRSDNISQKKQEKINRKIAKREKKLMRPGFEGRKEGFITQG
- the LOC114820402 gene encoding uncharacterized protein, which gives rise to MSLYFSWLCSFPGVYSRESFSGCGGVFHDHWVSRRPQYSFAEFDCLSSPCLRAPPLGVIKANFDGAWSRNSLQSGLGVVFRSSNGSIFNGVSSPCLSSSALQTEAKAALLAVRSALDSNFSDVVFESDSKELIGSLNNDFKKANWTIFPLLIQIRNLSTQFCSIYWRWVPRQANSAADWVASHCKRGMCSDVWVIRPPSSLVHILSKDGLPCPP